A window from Methanomassiliicoccus sp. encodes these proteins:
- a CDS encoding ABC transporter ATP-binding protein, with product MKAIEIDHLRKAFDEREVLHDVSLQIERGDLFAFLGPNGAGKTTTMRIVLGTLEASGGRATVMGEDLATSREMRSRVGVLFERHGLYERLSVRDNLDHYARMFSLRDRRDRIDDVLEAVGLSERADDRVAALSTGLKRRAGLARALLNEPEVLFLDEPTSSLDPQAQKDFRTIITRLRESKGMTVFLNTHNLDEVQRICTRVAILDRGRILLSGTMDEVRAPGSAEAEVVLASDAEAVKAEGLFSADGRVKSVQRRGSVLQVVLSAPLSVREVVGWGLDVHEYRSSRRSLDEVYFDVLGKGAAA from the coding sequence ATGAAGGCCATCGAGATCGATCACCTGCGCAAGGCCTTCGATGAGAGGGAGGTCCTTCACGACGTTTCCCTGCAGATCGAGAGGGGCGATCTGTTCGCCTTCCTCGGCCCCAACGGAGCCGGCAAGACCACCACCATGCGCATCGTCCTCGGCACGCTTGAGGCGAGCGGGGGAAGGGCCACGGTGATGGGAGAGGACCTCGCCACTTCCAGGGAGATGAGGTCTCGGGTGGGGGTGCTGTTCGAACGCCACGGCCTGTATGAGCGCCTCTCGGTCAGGGACAACCTGGACCACTACGCCCGGATGTTCTCACTGCGCGACCGGCGGGATCGCATCGACGATGTCCTGGAGGCCGTCGGACTGTCGGAGCGGGCCGATGATCGGGTGGCCGCCCTGTCCACCGGCCTGAAGAGGAGGGCCGGGCTGGCCCGGGCGCTGCTCAACGAGCCGGAGGTGCTGTTCCTGGACGAGCCGACCAGCAGCCTGGACCCTCAGGCCCAGAAGGACTTCCGGACCATCATCACCAGGCTTAGGGAGAGCAAGGGAATGACCGTATTCCTCAATACCCACAATCTCGACGAGGTCCAGAGGATCTGCACCAGGGTCGCCATCCTGGACCGGGGGAGGATCCTTCTGAGCGGCACCATGGATGAGGTCCGGGCGCCCGGCAGCGCCGAGGCCGAGGTCGTGCTGGCCTCCGATGCCGAAGCGGTGAAGGCCGAGGGGCTGTTCTCCGCCGACGGCCGGGTGAAGAGCGTCCAACGCCGGGGCTCTGTCCTGCAGGTCGTCCTGTCCGCTCCACTGAGCGTCCGGGAGGTGGTGGGTTGGGGCCTGGACGTTCATGAGTATCGCTCCAGCCGGAGGTCACTGGACGAGGTGTACTTCGACGTCCTGGGCAAGGGGGCGGCGGCATGA
- a CDS encoding NAD-dependent epimerase/dehydratase family protein, translating to MTVLITGATGFVGSHLTEELLKKGDSIDALVRRPERAEALSKLGIGIIKGDVTEPASFRGKLGKYDTIYHLANVYDFWLPDNSVLDKVNVQGTRSLLEEAKAAGVGKIIYTSSTVAIGIKSGAVGDEETEHCGYYPAEYNRSKYLGLCEVGKMVAEGAPVITVLPSAIIGPGDTKSTGQFIINYLNGKLPGMIFPDCVMAYAYVKDVARGHVLAAEKGEIGQRYILANGNYQLRDFFNMISEVSGVPPLKKTVSPTMVDMLSSMQMIKASWTKRPPQIPKDLVRVMRDGMMVDNSKGIRELGMAYTPIKEALRETVEWYRANGMARPLGP from the coding sequence ATGACCGTTCTAATAACTGGAGCGACCGGCTTCGTGGGGAGCCATCTTACCGAGGAGCTTCTGAAGAAGGGAGATAGCATCGATGCCCTGGTCCGTCGACCGGAGAGGGCAGAAGCTCTGAGCAAGCTTGGTATTGGGATAATCAAAGGGGATGTGACCGAGCCCGCTTCGTTCCGGGGGAAGCTCGGTAAGTACGACACCATCTACCATCTAGCTAACGTCTATGATTTCTGGCTGCCGGACAACTCCGTCCTTGATAAGGTCAACGTTCAGGGAACGAGGTCGCTGCTGGAAGAGGCCAAGGCAGCCGGCGTCGGTAAGATCATCTATACCAGCAGCACGGTGGCCATCGGAATAAAGAGCGGCGCCGTTGGAGATGAAGAGACCGAGCATTGTGGCTACTACCCGGCCGAATATAACCGCTCAAAATACCTTGGACTATGCGAGGTCGGGAAGATGGTGGCCGAAGGTGCTCCGGTGATCACGGTGTTGCCCAGCGCGATCATCGGACCAGGCGATACCAAGTCGACCGGGCAGTTCATCATCAACTATCTGAACGGAAAACTGCCAGGAATGATCTTTCCCGATTGCGTGATGGCCTATGCCTACGTGAAGGACGTGGCAAGAGGTCACGTTCTGGCGGCCGAGAAGGGAGAGATCGGACAGAGATACATACTGGCCAATGGCAACTACCAGCTACGGGACTTCTTCAATATGATCTCCGAGGTCTCGGGAGTGCCGCCCCTGAAAAAGACCGTTTCCCCGACGATGGTCGATATGCTTTCCAGCATGCAGATGATCAAGGCGTCCTGGACCAAGAGGCCGCCCCAGATCCCGAAGGACCTGGTCAGGGTGATGAGGGACGGCATGATGGTCGACAACTCCAAGGGGATAAGAGAGCTTGGAATGGCCTATACTCCCATCAAGGAGGCCCTGAGGGAAACGGTCGAGTGGTACAGGGCCAACGGCATGGCCCGGCCCCTCGGCCCATGA
- the infB gene encoding translation initiation factor IF-2: protein MATRQPIVSVLGHVDHGKTSLLDRIRGTAVVQREAGLITQHIGATEVPIEHIYKVCRPLIGNKKFNVPGLLFIDTPGHQSFTSLRARGGALADLAVLVIDINEGLKPQTIESIQILKRFKTPFIIAMNKIDLIEGWETKANMPFILNYNAQSEEVKARLDERMYKIIGDLYERGYSADRYDRIEDFTKAIAVVPISARNGEGLPDLLLILIGLAQRFLEQQLKTEEGPAQGTILEVKEEKGLGSTLDVIIFAGTLHKGDTIILGTKGKPITTKIKAILKPKPLDEIRDPKDRFESVKEVSAAIGVKLMCQNIDGVVAGGPLRAATGNVNAAMDEVVNETKVNIETIEAGIYIKADAIGSLEALAFECKGADIPIRKYDTGMISRKDIIDAAAYGETYHRVILGFNVDLLPEAKEALPNYPLKVFTNDVVYRLIEDYQKWVEEEKRRMDIEKRAEFAFPGKIKLLPNCVFRASKPAIVGVRVLAGRIRPGQTLLNTEGVDVGKIRSIRTGEDAVREAIQGQEVAVAIEGPTVGRQINVEDILYVDLREMVVKEMAQMDLNPDDRMVLEETLEVKRKVDKFWGM, encoded by the coding sequence ATGGCCACCAGGCAGCCGATTGTCAGCGTTCTAGGCCATGTTGACCATGGCAAGACCTCCTTGCTCGACCGCATAAGGGGAACAGCCGTTGTTCAGCGGGAGGCCGGCCTCATCACCCAGCACATCGGCGCGACCGAGGTGCCCATCGAGCACATCTACAAGGTCTGCCGGCCACTGATCGGGAACAAGAAGTTCAACGTGCCCGGTCTGCTGTTCATCGACACCCCCGGGCATCAGTCCTTCACCTCGCTCCGGGCCAGGGGCGGCGCCCTGGCTGACCTCGCAGTCCTGGTCATCGACATCAACGAGGGCCTTAAACCGCAGACCATCGAGTCCATCCAGATCCTCAAGCGGTTCAAGACCCCGTTCATCATCGCCATGAATAAGATCGACCTCATCGAGGGCTGGGAGACCAAGGCCAACATGCCCTTCATCCTCAACTACAATGCCCAGTCGGAAGAGGTCAAGGCCCGACTGGACGAGAGGATGTACAAGATCATCGGCGACCTATACGAGCGCGGCTACTCCGCCGACCGCTACGATCGCATCGAGGATTTCACCAAGGCCATCGCGGTCGTGCCGATCTCGGCCCGCAACGGAGAAGGTTTGCCGGACCTCCTGCTCATACTTATCGGCCTGGCCCAGAGGTTCCTGGAGCAGCAGCTCAAGACCGAAGAGGGGCCGGCCCAGGGGACCATCCTGGAGGTCAAAGAGGAGAAGGGCTTGGGCTCCACGCTCGACGTCATCATCTTCGCCGGTACCCTGCACAAGGGCGACACCATCATCCTGGGAACCAAGGGGAAGCCGATAACCACCAAGATCAAGGCCATCCTCAAGCCCAAGCCCCTGGACGAGATCCGCGATCCCAAGGACCGCTTCGAATCGGTCAAGGAGGTCTCGGCCGCCATCGGCGTCAAGCTCATGTGCCAGAACATTGACGGCGTGGTGGCCGGCGGACCGCTGAGGGCCGCCACCGGCAACGTCAACGCGGCCATGGATGAGGTCGTCAACGAGACCAAGGTCAACATCGAGACCATCGAGGCTGGGATCTACATCAAGGCTGACGCCATCGGCTCGCTGGAAGCGCTGGCCTTCGAGTGCAAGGGCGCGGACATCCCAATCCGCAAGTACGATACCGGCATGATCTCGCGCAAGGACATCATCGACGCCGCGGCGTACGGCGAGACATATCATCGCGTGATCCTGGGCTTCAATGTCGACCTGCTGCCGGAGGCCAAAGAGGCGCTGCCCAACTACCCGCTGAAAGTCTTCACCAACGATGTGGTCTACCGTCTCATCGAGGACTATCAGAAATGGGTGGAGGAGGAGAAGCGGCGGATGGACATCGAGAAGCGGGCGGAGTTCGCCTTCCCCGGGAAGATCAAGTTGCTCCCCAACTGTGTATTCCGGGCATCCAAGCCGGCCATTGTAGGCGTTCGCGTGCTTGCCGGCCGCATCCGGCCGGGGCAGACACTGCTCAACACCGAGGGCGTGGACGTGGGAAAGATACGCTCCATCCGCACCGGGGAGGACGCGGTGAGGGAGGCGATCCAGGGCCAGGAGGTCGCGGTGGCCATCGAGGGGCCGACGGTCGGACGGCAGATCAACGTCGAGGACATTCTGTACGTGGATTTGCGGGAGATGGTTGTCAAGGAGATGGCCCAGATGGACCTCAATCCAGATGACCGCATGGTGCTTGAGGAGACGTTGGAAGTGAAGCGCAAGGTCGACAAGTTCTGGGGAATGTGA
- a CDS encoding 2-dehydropantoate 2-reductase N-terminal domain-containing protein yields MKVLIVGAGIIGITYGWALDRAGHDITHIVRKGRIGRLDNGIAIDMLDTRQGRDKRIIDRYAIRAIDELDSSIHYDMVIVPVHHYDLIETLEQYVPFLNGSLFILLTQNWHGTSEIDHILPRDRYVFGDAKAGGSFINDVLVTAIRTVDIGRVGKGSSNCLDKATELFASADLEPKSHEDILQYLWIQYAVAAGMWPPVVRMGSIEAVTKDLPESKQAFKGAKECLNVVSMRGVDLDGYPETKMFGGNMVMDDGEISTMMSSFVDDEYSKRSSSHALNNVREVSTFYYDLLNTGRELGADMSTMASYADDIKRFCEGQRTV; encoded by the coding sequence ATGAAGGTCCTCATTGTTGGTGCAGGGATTATTGGTATTACATATGGCTGGGCGTTGGACAGGGCCGGCCATGACATCACGCACATAGTCCGAAAGGGTCGGATAGGTCGTTTGGATAATGGGATCGCCATCGACATGCTCGATACAAGACAAGGGCGTGATAAGAGGATCATTGATCGTTATGCGATTAGAGCGATCGATGAGCTGGACTCATCGATCCACTATGATATGGTCATCGTCCCCGTGCACCATTATGACCTGATCGAGACACTGGAACAATACGTTCCTTTCCTGAATGGGTCCCTTTTCATATTGCTGACTCAGAATTGGCATGGGACGTCGGAGATAGACCACATTCTTCCGAGGGACCGGTACGTTTTCGGTGATGCCAAGGCCGGAGGGTCCTTCATAAACGATGTGCTGGTCACAGCCATAAGGACGGTCGATATCGGGCGGGTTGGCAAAGGAAGCAGCAACTGCCTCGATAAGGCCACAGAGCTATTCGCCTCAGCCGATCTGGAACCAAAATCGCATGAGGACATTCTTCAATACCTCTGGATACAGTATGCGGTGGCCGCGGGCATGTGGCCGCCCGTGGTAAGAATGGGGTCGATAGAAGCGGTGACGAAAGATCTCCCGGAAAGCAAGCAGGCTTTCAAAGGGGCCAAGGAATGTTTGAACGTCGTCTCGATGAGAGGGGTCGATCTCGATGGCTACCCCGAGACCAAGATGTTCGGTGGAAACATGGTGATGGATGATGGTGAGATATCCACAATGATGAGCAGCTTTGTCGATGACGAATACTCAAAACGCAGCTCGTCCCATGCATTGAACAACGTTCGCGAGGTAAGTACGTTCTATTACGATCTGCTGAACACGGGGAGAGAGCTTGGTGCCGACATGTCCACTATGGCCAGCTATGCCGATGATATCAAGAGGTTCTGTGAAGGCCAAAGAACGGTGTGA
- a CDS encoding N-acetyltransferase family protein, with translation MSVHLESIKEEDGKQIVDIFNHYIENSYAAYLENKVDGRFIPLLLGASKGYPAYTVHDGDRVLGFGMLRPFHPFPTFKRTAEVSYFVEPGSTGQGIGGLLLDRLTEDAKCMGIDTLLANISSRNEGSINFHKRHGFIDCGRFLGVGRKFGQDIDLVWMQKRI, from the coding sequence ATGAGTGTCCATCTAGAGAGCATCAAGGAAGAGGACGGAAAACAGATCGTCGACATATTCAACCATTATATTGAGAACAGCTACGCCGCCTATCTTGAGAACAAGGTCGATGGCCGGTTCATCCCCCTTCTCCTGGGCGCTTCGAAGGGCTACCCCGCCTACACCGTCCACGACGGCGACCGGGTCCTTGGTTTCGGCATGCTCCGCCCGTTCCACCCGTTCCCGACGTTCAAGCGGACTGCCGAGGTCTCGTATTTCGTGGAGCCCGGCTCGACCGGTCAGGGCATCGGAGGTCTCCTCCTCGATCGTTTGACCGAGGACGCCAAATGCATGGGCATCGACACCCTTCTGGCGAATATATCCTCAAGGAACGAGGGGAGCATCAACTTCCACAAGAGACACGGCTTCATCGACTGCGGCAGGTTCCTCGGCGTGGGCAGGAAGTTCGGACAGGATATCGACCTCGTGTGGATGCAGAAGCGGATCTGA
- a CDS encoding nucleoside 2-deoxyribosyltransferase, which produces MQIYFAGPLFSLAEREFNQRLSSLVCQGLEGASAILPQDETQRLMAESDPCARIFDFCVGSIDRADVVVAILDGPDVDSGTSFEIGYAFSRKKPIIGVRTDPRQLEDQGVNLMISRSVNSMIWLDSSHLSLEELADKVIRVLRSANLATVPSSGPVQG; this is translated from the coding sequence ATGCAGATTTACTTCGCCGGGCCGTTGTTCTCGTTGGCGGAAAGGGAGTTCAATCAGAGGCTATCGAGCCTCGTGTGCCAAGGCCTCGAGGGGGCCAGCGCCATCCTGCCTCAGGACGAGACCCAGAGGTTGATGGCCGAAAGCGACCCGTGTGCCCGCATCTTCGACTTCTGCGTGGGCTCTATCGACAGAGCTGACGTGGTCGTGGCCATACTGGACGGGCCGGACGTAGATTCCGGGACGAGCTTCGAGATCGGTTACGCGTTCTCGAGGAAAAAGCCGATAATCGGGGTAAGGACCGACCCGAGACAGCTGGAGGATCAGGGAGTCAACCTGATGATCTCCCGGTCGGTGAACAGCATGATCTGGCTTGATTCTAGCCATCTGTCCTTGGAAGAGCTCGCCGACAAGGTGATCAGAGTCCTCCGTTCAGCGAACCTCGCAACGGTCCCGTCCAGCGGTCCCGTTCAGGGCTGA
- a CDS encoding radical SAM protein, with amino-acid sequence MMEKYCPDHGKIVDVYWSDKDMYLRAERFAYDGAGIDNPAIPNATVCPNECGLCQLHLTHTCLTMLDLTNRCNLKCPICFANANAAGYVYEPSYDEVVKMLQMMRDERPVRSPAVQFSGGEPTIYPNFIDIIAKAKEMGFPQIMAATNGIKFAKDPEFLKAAVQAGMNTIYLQFDGLHDDIYKESRGVPLLETKLKVVENVRKNERPPSIVLVPTVVKNINDDQVGEIVKYALKNVDVVRGINFQPVAFTGRIDQEERSKHRYTLPDLVKDLESQTDGQITRDDFYPVPAVVPISTLISTLLEQSKVTLTAHPHCGMATYVFVKDENNVVPLTRFVEVEPLFRELYELSVKAERSKVKFPSKVKALNILKKHIIKDKVPDGLSTTKFLHMMDMMFDDSSKESVAKFSWSMMFIGGMHFLDNYNYDIERVKRCAIHYSTPDGRIIPFCAYNGGPTYRTEIEKRFSVPIAEWRKKHGEEYT; translated from the coding sequence ATGATGGAGAAGTACTGCCCCGACCATGGTAAGATCGTGGATGTCTATTGGTCGGACAAGGACATGTATCTGAGGGCAGAGAGGTTCGCTTATGATGGTGCCGGAATCGATAACCCGGCCATCCCCAACGCCACAGTATGCCCCAACGAATGCGGCCTCTGCCAACTTCACCTCACACATACTTGCCTGACCATGCTCGATTTAACTAATCGCTGCAACCTCAAGTGTCCCATATGCTTCGCGAATGCAAACGCAGCGGGGTACGTTTACGAGCCCTCCTACGATGAAGTCGTCAAGATGCTGCAGATGATGAGAGACGAGAGGCCGGTCCGATCCCCCGCGGTCCAGTTCTCAGGCGGGGAACCGACCATCTACCCCAATTTCATTGATATAATAGCCAAAGCTAAGGAAATGGGGTTCCCCCAGATCATGGCAGCTACTAATGGCATCAAGTTTGCCAAGGACCCTGAGTTCCTCAAAGCCGCGGTGCAGGCAGGCATGAACACGATCTACCTTCAGTTCGATGGTCTACACGATGACATATATAAAGAGTCGAGAGGGGTGCCGCTCCTGGAAACGAAACTGAAGGTCGTGGAGAACGTTCGAAAAAATGAGAGGCCCCCCTCGATCGTCCTCGTTCCGACCGTGGTCAAGAATATAAACGATGACCAGGTGGGCGAGATAGTCAAGTACGCTTTGAAGAACGTTGATGTGGTCCGGGGCATCAATTTCCAACCCGTGGCCTTCACCGGCCGAATCGACCAGGAGGAGCGAAGCAAGCACCGCTACACCCTGCCCGACCTAGTAAAAGACCTGGAGAGCCAAACCGATGGCCAGATCACCAGGGACGACTTCTACCCTGTCCCGGCGGTAGTACCTATCTCCACATTGATATCCACCCTCCTGGAGCAAAGCAAGGTCACTTTAACCGCGCACCCTCACTGTGGCATGGCCACCTATGTGTTTGTCAAGGATGAAAACAACGTGGTACCCCTCACCCGGTTCGTCGAGGTCGAACCCCTCTTCAGGGAGCTGTACGAGCTGAGCGTGAAGGCGGAGAGGTCGAAGGTCAAGTTCCCGTCCAAGGTCAAAGCCCTCAATATCCTCAAGAAGCATATCATCAAGGATAAGGTCCCGGATGGCCTTTCCACCACTAAGTTCCTGCATATGATGGACATGATGTTCGATGATTCCTCGAAGGAGAGTGTGGCCAAATTCTCCTGGAGCATGATGTTCATCGGCGGTATGCATTTCCTGGATAACTATAACTATGACATCGAGAGGGTCAAGCGCTGTGCCATCCATTACTCCACTCCAGACGGTCGCATTATCCCCTTCTGCGCCTACAACGGTGGCCCGACCTACCGCACCGAGATAGAGAAAAGGTTCTCGGTACCTATCGCCGAGTGGCGTAAGAAGCATGGCGAGGAGTACACCTGA
- a CDS encoding DUF6325 family protein produces MYGPMQFLAIGFPGNEFSGEIIPALEGARDKGLIRLIDYAFVMKDEDGNMMSVEGSDLGPAQVERLGAAVGALIGLGAGGEKGAEKGASIGAEIAKEDEMEDLENEVTYGVSQDDIDDVLDSFPSNSSALFVIIEHLWAKGLKQAVRDSDGTVLAQGLLTPELFVQIGEALSMPTIRGS; encoded by the coding sequence ATGTACGGACCAATGCAATTCCTGGCCATTGGGTTTCCCGGGAACGAGTTCTCCGGGGAGATCATTCCGGCCTTGGAAGGCGCGCGGGACAAGGGCCTCATCCGTCTGATCGATTACGCGTTCGTAATGAAGGATGAGGACGGCAATATGATGTCGGTCGAAGGCTCCGACCTCGGACCGGCCCAGGTCGAACGGTTGGGAGCCGCCGTCGGCGCCCTGATCGGCCTCGGGGCTGGCGGAGAGAAGGGAGCTGAGAAAGGAGCCAGTATCGGTGCGGAGATCGCCAAAGAGGACGAGATGGAGGATCTGGAGAACGAGGTCACCTACGGCGTCTCGCAAGACGACATCGATGATGTCCTGGACTCGTTTCCCAGCAACAGCTCGGCCTTATTCGTCATCATCGAGCATCTCTGGGCCAAGGGCCTGAAGCAGGCGGTGCGGGATTCCGACGGCACGGTCCTAGCTCAAGGGCTTCTGACCCCAGAGCTGTTCGTCCAGATCGGTGAGGCGCTGTCCATGCCGACCATAAGGGGAAGCTAG
- a CDS encoding DEAD/DEAH box helicase encodes MIAFTDLHISKDIIRAMNDMGWSEPTPVQIAAIPVGLKGADMFAQAQTGTGKTGTYGTIILERIGPRAKAASALVLVPTRELANQVSEELNKLSRFTGHTCVPIYGGVGMGPQVDKLRAGADIVVATPGRAKDLLGRNDLNLSKISIVVLDEADRMLDMGFAKDLNYILSKVPKKRQSLLFSATMSQDIKQLAMRQMVDPQEILVSKDEPVLDLTKQHYVVAEREAKHDALCTLLDKFDRKTIVFCHTRHRADRLAKRLARYDYHAAAIHGDVPQNKREKVIGGFKEGSIKILVATDVAARGLDIDGVDCVINFDPPSDPDTYVHRIGRTGRAGEKGTAISLFMPEERKWIREIEFRTGKPIEPMDIEIVPRPQPDAERVAVTHHMPRDRAPTRPLVRASGPEDHKGSIELNFGNADGISKAEVARLMKNGTGLSPRDVGKITLGEKLTYVEIVGKDAGKVTKNLCGHTFRGKAVKARVV; translated from the coding sequence ATGATAGCATTCACTGACCTACACATCTCCAAGGACATCATCAGGGCGATGAACGACATGGGGTGGAGCGAGCCCACGCCCGTTCAGATAGCGGCGATACCGGTCGGCCTGAAGGGTGCCGACATGTTCGCCCAGGCCCAGACCGGGACGGGGAAGACCGGCACCTACGGAACAATAATCCTGGAGAGGATCGGGCCGAGGGCGAAGGCCGCCTCCGCGCTGGTCCTCGTTCCCACGAGGGAGCTGGCCAACCAGGTCTCGGAGGAGCTGAACAAGCTTTCCAGGTTCACCGGCCATACTTGTGTTCCTATCTACGGGGGGGTGGGCATGGGGCCCCAGGTGGACAAGCTCAGGGCTGGCGCGGACATCGTGGTGGCGACGCCGGGTAGGGCCAAGGACCTCCTGGGCAGGAACGATCTCAACCTCTCGAAGATATCGATCGTGGTGCTGGACGAGGCGGACCGAATGCTGGACATGGGCTTCGCCAAGGACCTTAATTACATATTGTCGAAGGTGCCCAAGAAGCGGCAGTCGCTGCTCTTCTCCGCCACCATGTCCCAGGACATCAAGCAGCTGGCCATGCGTCAGATGGTCGACCCCCAGGAGATCCTGGTGTCCAAGGACGAACCGGTCCTGGACCTGACCAAGCAGCACTATGTCGTAGCTGAGAGGGAGGCCAAGCACGATGCCCTCTGTACCCTCCTCGACAAGTTCGACCGGAAGACCATCGTGTTCTGCCACACCAGGCACCGGGCCGACCGGCTGGCCAAGAGGCTGGCGAGGTACGATTATCATGCCGCGGCCATCCATGGCGATGTACCGCAGAACAAGAGGGAGAAGGTCATCGGCGGCTTCAAGGAGGGCTCCATCAAGATCCTGGTGGCCACGGACGTGGCGGCCAGGGGGCTGGATATCGATGGAGTGGACTGCGTGATCAACTTCGATCCTCCCAGCGACCCGGACACCTATGTCCACCGCATCGGAAGGACCGGACGGGCCGGCGAGAAGGGCACCGCGATCTCGCTGTTCATGCCCGAGGAGCGCAAATGGATCAGGGAGATAGAGTTCCGGACCGGCAAGCCCATAGAGCCGATGGACATCGAGATCGTGCCTCGGCCTCAGCCTGATGCCGAACGGGTCGCCGTTACCCACCATATGCCTCGGGATAGGGCGCCGACAAGGCCGCTGGTGAGAGCCAGCGGACCGGAAGACCACAAAGGGTCGATAGAGCTCAACTTCGGGAACGCTGACGGGATCAGCAAGGCCGAGGTCGCGCGGCTGATGAAGAACGGCACCGGGTTGTCCCCCCGAGATGTGGGAAAAATAACCTTGGGTGAGAAGCTCACCTACGTCGAGATCGTAGGTAAGGATGCTGGCAAGGTCACCAAGAACCTTTGCGGCCATACCTTTAGAGGCAAGGCCGTGAAGGCACGGGTGGTCTAG
- a CDS encoding manganese efflux pump MntP family protein: protein MDLITTLLIAVGLAMDAFAVSIAKGISVDHDRRRTAIMLASLFGIFQALMPVIGFLAGVGFQDIIRDVDHWIAFGLLAFIGGKMIYDAAKSEEGAEGDEVTLAMALVLAVATSIDALMVGLGFAFLETSIVVPVVIIGVVTFVLSLIGFEFGSRLGELFGKRVRIVGGAILILIGLRILLDHLFFGAG from the coding sequence ATGGACCTGATCACGACCCTCCTCATCGCCGTCGGCCTGGCCATGGACGCGTTCGCCGTGTCGATAGCCAAGGGCATCTCCGTCGATCATGATCGGCGGAGGACGGCGATAATGCTGGCATCGCTTTTCGGCATATTCCAGGCCCTCATGCCGGTGATCGGCTTCCTCGCTGGGGTCGGGTTCCAGGACATCATCAGGGATGTGGACCACTGGATCGCCTTCGGCCTGCTGGCGTTCATCGGTGGGAAGATGATCTATGATGCGGCGAAGAGCGAGGAGGGGGCCGAGGGAGACGAGGTAACGTTGGCCATGGCCCTCGTGCTGGCAGTGGCAACGAGCATCGACGCCCTCATGGTCGGTCTGGGGTTCGCTTTCCTGGAGACCTCCATCGTGGTCCCGGTCGTGATCATCGGGGTCGTGACCTTCGTCCTATCGCTAATCGGCTTCGAGTTCGGCTCCCGCCTGGGTGAATTGTTCGGGAAGCGAGTCCGGATCGTCGGCGGCGCAATCCTGATCCTCATCGGCCTGCGCATTCTTTTAGACCATCTGTTCTTCGGTGCAGGTTAA
- a CDS encoding winged helix DNA-binding domain-containing protein codes for MAAADLASYRLCAQGVVCNYLDPHETVAGLTAIQAQDRTSALWAIGLRSVGSTIQEVERTVEAKRIVRTWLMRGTLHFTAAEDVRWMLALVGPKIISGSKRRDAELHLDEEVYGRSREVLTRTLEAGPLARSKVMSTLESAGISIAGQRGYHILRRLALEGLICFGPMIGKEASIVLLDEWVPRTEVMSREETLTELARRYFTGHGPATVQDLVWWAGITVTEARRALESARPQLDEAVVGGVSYWSAPYGRGGREGRAHLLPAFDEYIIGYRDRGAVLDGRHTAKVLSSNGIFYPSIVIDGQARGTWKGTRSRGMRVEARPFSPVSGEELKLVKEAAERYARFLGQRVELSVR; via the coding sequence ATGGCCGCCGCAGACCTCGCTTCGTACCGCCTGTGCGCGCAGGGGGTCGTCTGTAACTACCTTGATCCCCACGAGACGGTCGCCGGCCTGACGGCGATCCAGGCCCAGGACCGGACCAGCGCGCTGTGGGCCATCGGGCTCCGTTCGGTGGGTTCGACGATCCAGGAGGTCGAGAGGACGGTGGAGGCGAAGCGCATAGTCCGCACCTGGCTGATGCGAGGCACACTGCACTTTACCGCGGCCGAGGACGTGCGGTGGATGCTGGCTCTGGTGGGTCCCAAGATCATTTCCGGCAGTAAAAGAAGGGACGCCGAACTCCATCTCGACGAGGAGGTCTACGGACGGAGCAGGGAGGTCCTTACCCGGACGCTCGAAGCCGGGCCGCTGGCTCGCAGCAAGGTGATGAGCACGCTGGAGAGCGCCGGCATATCGATCGCCGGGCAGCGCGGTTATCACATCCTGCGGCGCCTCGCCCTCGAGGGGCTCATCTGCTTCGGCCCCATGATAGGCAAGGAGGCTAGCATCGTCCTCCTCGACGAATGGGTCCCGCGGACCGAGGTTATGTCGCGCGAGGAGACGCTGACCGAGCTGGCGCGACGCTATTTCACGGGTCACGGGCCGGCCACCGTCCAGGACCTGGTATGGTGGGCGGGCATCACCGTCACCGAGGCAAGGAGGGCGCTGGAGAGCGCACGGCCCCAGCTTGACGAGGCGGTGGTCGGCGGGGTTAGCTACTGGTCCGCTCCCTATGGTCGAGGAGGACGGGAGGGGAGGGCTCACCTGCTGCCGGCCTTCGATGAATACATCATTGGCTACCGGGACCGCGGGGCGGTGCTGGACGGCAGGCACACCGCTAAGGTGCTGTCGAGCAATGGCATCTTCTATCCCTCCATCGTCATCGATGGACAGGCCCGCGGCACGTGGAAAGGTACAAGGAGCAGGGGTATGAGGGTCGAGGCCCGGCCGTTCTCCCCGGTGAGCGGCGAGGAATTGAAGTTAGTGAAAGAGGCCGCGGAGCGCTACGCGAGGTTCCTCGGACAGCGGGTCGAACTGTCGGTGCGATAG